The sequence CCGATTGGCAACGCGGCATGACGCTTCCCATCATTTCCACCCGATTCCATCGCGGCGTAGCTGCGCTCATCGTTGCAGCGTGCAGAATTGCGCGCGAGCGGACGGGAATTGCGCAGGTCGCGCTTAGCGGCGGTGTATTCCAGAACGTCCTGTTGCTTGCATGGGCCAAGAGCGCGCTTCAAGAAGACGGCTTCCAGGTGCTGACGCACCGGCTGGTTCCCCCCAACGACGGCGGGCTGGCGCTGGGCCAGGCGGCCATCGGCCGTGAAGGCGCGTGATGAAGTTTGCGTTCTTGTTGCCTTGCGAGTCGCATCCCGGTTGGGCCTTTTTCAATCGCAGACCGCAGCCACACTGTGACCACCATCACAGATTCGTTCATCCTCCGCATGTATAGAAGTAAGAATGCCTGGGGCGGCGCCGTGCCTGTAACACTCAAATGCTGCCTCTTGCCGGAGGTGGCGCAATGCCCCCTGAAAAAGGCCTGCTGGCTAAAGCTCTAGCCGATCGCGGCATTCCTCGCCGTGAATTTCTCAAGTTTTGTAGCGCAGTGGTTGCAACCTTGGCCCTTCCTGATCACTATGCCTTCGCCGTGGCCGACGCATTGGACAAAGCCAAGCGTCCGGTGTTGGTCTGGCTGGAGTTCCAGGATTGCGCCGGCAACACGGAATCGTTGCTACGTTCCAGCCATCCGGACGTGGCGTCTGTGGTGCTGGAAACGCTTTCGTGGGAGTACCACGAGACCATCATGGCCGGTGCGGGCAAGCAGGCGGAAGCCGCCTTGCAGCGCGTGGTAAAGGAAGAAAAAGGCAAGTACCTGTGCATTGTGGAAGGCGCCATCCCCATGGCCGATGGCGGCATCTACTGCACCGTGGGCGGACGAACGGCTCTTGATATCGCCCGTGAAGTCTGCGGCAACGCCGCCGCCACCATTGCCGTGGGCGCCTGTGCATGGGATGGTGGGCTGGTCGCTGCCAGTCCCAATCCCACTGGCGCGGTCGGCGTGCAGGAAGCGGTTCCGGGCATCAAGATCGTGAATCTTGGCGGCTGCCCGCAAAATGCCGCCAACACCGCCGCTGTGCTGGTGCACTACCTCACGTTCGGCGAGCTGCCGGCTCTGGACCAATACAACCGTCCCCTGTTCGCTTACGGCGCCATCATCCATGACCAGTGCGAGCGCCGCGCCCACTACGACGCAGGCCGCTACGTGGAAGCCTGGGGCGATGAAGGTCATCGCAAAGGTTGGTGCCTGTACAAGATGGGCTGCAAAGGCCCGGAAGCCACCTACAACTGCCCCAACGTGCGCTGGAATGACCAGACCAGTTGGCCGGTAAAAGCCGGGCACGGCTGCATTGCTTGCGCATCGCATCGTTTCTGGGACACCAAGTCTCCGTTCTATGAACGGCTGCCCAACGTGCCGGGATTCGGCGTGGACGTGAGCGCCGGGAAGATCGGCGCCATTGCCGTGACGGGCGTAGCCGCGGCCACGGCGGCGCACGGTTTGATCAGCATTGCCCGCATGAGCCGCAACGATAGCGATGGCGGCGGCAAGCCGGCAACGCCCGCTAGCGGAAAGGAGTCATAAGATGGCGCGCATCGTCGTTGATCCGGTAACTCGCATTGAAGGCCACCTACGCATTGAGGCCCAACTGGAAGGCAACAAGATCGCCGACGCGTGGAGTTCCGGCACCATGTTCCGGGGCATCGAACTGATCCTGCGCGGGCGCGATCCCCGCGAAGCCTGGATCTGGGCGCAACGCATCTGCGGCGTGTGCACCACGGTCCACGCGCTCACCTCGGTGCGCGCCGTGGAGAACGCTCTGGGCATTGAAGTACCGGACAACGCGCGCATCTTGCGCAACCTGATCAGCGGTTCGCAGTTGGTCCAGGACCACGTGATCCACTTCTACCATCTGCACGCTCTGGACTGGGTGGACGTCACGCTCGCCCTCAAGGCCGACCCGGCCAAGACGTCGGCACTGGCGCAATCCATCTCGGACTGGCCCAAATCCAGCACTACTTATTTCAAAGGCGTGCAGGACCGCGTGAAGACGCTGGTGGCCAGCAAGCAACTGAGCCTCTTCTCCAGCGGATACTGGGGACATCCGGCGTATCAACTTCCGCCGGAAGCCAATCTGATGGCCGTGGCGCATTACATTGAGGCCCTCGACTTCCAGCGCGAGTTCATCCGCATTCACGCCGTCCTGGGCGGAAAGAACCCGCACCTGCAGACGTATCTTGTCGGCGGCATGGCCAGCGCGATCGACCCCAACGAGGCCCATGCGCCCATCAATCCTGAGCGCATCACCTTTCTGATGAAGCTGGTGCAAAGCGCGCAGGAGTTCGTGCAGAAGG comes from Terriglobia bacterium and encodes:
- a CDS encoding hydrogenase small subunit, giving the protein MPPEKGLLAKALADRGIPRREFLKFCSAVVATLALPDHYAFAVADALDKAKRPVLVWLEFQDCAGNTESLLRSSHPDVASVVLETLSWEYHETIMAGAGKQAEAALQRVVKEEKGKYLCIVEGAIPMADGGIYCTVGGRTALDIAREVCGNAAATIAVGACAWDGGLVAASPNPTGAVGVQEAVPGIKIVNLGGCPQNAANTAAVLVHYLTFGELPALDQYNRPLFAYGAIIHDQCERRAHYDAGRYVEAWGDEGHRKGWCLYKMGCKGPEATYNCPNVRWNDQTSWPVKAGHGCIACASHRFWDTKSPFYERLPNVPGFGVDVSAGKIGAIAVTGVAAATAAHGLISIARMSRNDSDGGGKPATPASGKES